In the genome of Cryptomeria japonica chromosome 8, Sugi_1.0, whole genome shotgun sequence, one region contains:
- the LOC131045129 gene encoding receptor-like protein 7, translating to MEAMFSCGRVAFAIIAILCCFTSPAIACPFPERNLLLDFKAAVVDEYNILSSWHGFNCCTWRGVSCNLRTGHVSRLDLSGYYMEGNISSSLFQLAQLEHLDLSYNSFKGKFSPPHNRKLKTLTFLDLSFAGYINYSSLDSVLEFYVSLESLSNLVSLEYLSLAAVNISESKEWGEAVGSLPNLQKLHMSDCELGGPIPNSLLNLTSLLHLDLSENYLSAQIPAWFENMTAHLLSLDLSWNDNLGGDISFIGQRESSLSLTSIDLSGTAMKGRIPSAVGNISCLEHLHLRESRIEGEIPAAVGNLLSLQTLDLSDTRIEGEIPAAVGNLLSLQTLDLSDTRIEGEIPAAVGNLLSLQTLDLSDSRIEGEIPAAVGNLLSLQTLDLSDTRIEGKIPPAIGNLSSLQILDLSDTRIEGEIPAAIGNVSSLKSLDLSNTRIEGEIPLSIVNLSKLVSLELSYNKLTGVIPPSLDSLSSLVSLHLYANELNGTIPSTISNLVHLRSLWLDSNSLRGLISLSVFDNLTRLNDLYLSANHLTVNIDSTWIPRFKLSYLALGSCNLDRIPSFLVTQYDLEYLDLSSNSIPTNIPSWIWNLPSLYDLNLSCNQLTGSLSSRLTLPKYFDSLDLHNNSLQGALLLRNARAALLDLSMNQFNGSIPTDIGAYLQNTRFLSLSRNNLSGAIPGSICTSYLEVLDLSNNTLSSVIPPHLTRNCSSLSVLDLAENHLEGKMPAEWGNITKIHTLKLNGNHLRGVIPSSISEGRSLQVLDLGNNDLEGTLPQWIGKLSQLHVLVLRSNHFHGSIPRQVIGLPNLQILDLSGNHLSGAIPSNLTNLLAMVNASQNNSNHLEEYSSTGATYTNQITISWKGWDVEFVKVLFILKCIDLSNNNLSGSIPPEMGSLQGLIALNLSRNHLSGRIPKTMGRMDQLESLDLSLNRLNGNIPLELQLLSYLQFLNLSYNMLDGKVPRGGQFLTFVESSYLGNPKLSGIPFSNVTVCNNSSGFDNCTSIERNGEAENSDGEMIGWAVGLGLSYGLGFSIVIGILTFNKSVKNRAFNLYDVVILAVDRRIRGNR from the coding sequence ATGGAAGCTATGTTTTCATGTGGCAGAGTTGCATTTGCAATCATAGCAATATTATGCTGCTTCACTTCCCCTGCAATTGCATGCCCCTTCCCTGAAAGAAATCTTCTCCTGGATTTCAAGGCAGCCGTTGTAGATGAGTATAACATTCTCAGTTCCTGGCACGGATTCAATTGCTGCACGTGGAGAGGAGTCAGTTGTAATCTCCGCACAGGCCATGTTTCTCGACTGGATCTGAGTGGATACTATATGGAAGGTAACATCAGTTCATCGCTGTTCCAACTTGCACAGTTGGAGCACCTCGATCTCAGTTACAACTCCTTCAAGGGTAAATTCAGTCCTCCCCATAATCGAAAGTTGAAGACTCTCACTTTTCTTGACTTGTCATTTGCTGGTTATATAAATTATTCCTCTCTGGATTCTGTACTGGAATTTTATGTGAGTTTGGAAAGCTTATCAAATCTGGTGAGCTTGGAATACCTCTCTCTTGCTGCAGTGAACATCTCTGAAAGCAAAGAGTGGGGTGAAGCTGTTGGCAGTCTACCCAACCTTCAAAAACTCCACATGTCTGACTGTGAGCTTGGAGGACCAATTCCCAATTCCCTTCTCAACCTCACCTCTCTCCTTCACCTCGATCTCTCAGAGAACTATTTGTCAGCACAAATACCAGCTTGGTTTGAAAATATGACTGCCCACTTGCTCTCACTTGATCTCTCTTGGAATGATAATCTTGGAGGAGACATTTCTTTCATTGGACAACGAGAGTCTTCTTTGTCACTAACAAGCATTGATCTTTCAGGGACAGCCATGAAGGGCCGAATTCCATCTGCTGTAGGAAATATCTCATGCTTGGAGCATCTTCATCTGAGAGAAAGTAgaattgaaggtgagattccagCTGCTGTAGGGAATTTGTTGTCCTTGCAAACTCTTGATCTGTCAGATACCAGAATCGAAGGTGAGATTCCAGCTGCTGTAGGGAATTTGTTGTCCTTGCAAACTCTTGATCTGTCAGATACCAGAATCGAAGGTGAGATTCCAGCTGCTGTAGGGAATTTGTTGTCCTTGCAAACTCTTGATCTGTCAGATAGCAGAATCGAAGGTGAGATTCCAGCTGCTGTAGGGAATTTGTTGTCCTTGCAAACTCTTGATCTGTCAGATACCAGAATTGAAGGTAAGATTCCACCTGCTATAGGGAATTTGTCGTCCTTGCAAATTCTTGATCTGTCAGATACCAgaattgaaggtgagattccagCTGCTATAGGGAATGTGTCGTCCTTGAAGAGTCTTGACCTGTCGAATACCAGAATTGAAGGTGAGATTCCTCTCTCCATAGTCAATCTCTCTAAACTTGTTTCTTTGGAGCTGTCCTACAACAAGTTAACTGGGGTAATCCCACCTTCATTGGACTCACTTTCTTCCCTTGTTAGTCTTCACCTTTATGCCAACGAACTGAATGGTACGATTCCATCTACAATTTCAAATCTTGTTCACTTAAGAAGCCTTTGGCTCGACTCCAATAGTTTAAGGGGCCTCATTTCCCTTTCCGTATTCGATAATCTCACTAGACTTAATGACCTGTATCTTTCTGCCAATCACTTAACTGTAAACATTGATTCAACATGGATTCCGCGGTTTAAGCTTTCCTACTTGGCATTAGGCTCTTGCAATTTAGATAGAATTCCATCGTTTCTTGTGACCCAATATGACTTGGAATATCTAGACCTATCCTCTAATAGTATCCCAACAAATATTCCATCCTGGATATGGAACTTACCCAGCCTTTATGATTTGAACCTTAGCTGTAATCAATTAACAGGATCATTGTCATCTAGACTAACCTTACCCAAGTATTTTGACTCTCTAGATTTGCACAATAACAGCTTACAAGGTGCTCTTCTTCTTCGTAATGCTCGTGCTGCTCTACTGGATCTGTCGATGAATCAGTTTAATGGTTCTATTCCTACTGACATTGGTGCGTATCTTCAAAATACAAGGTTCTTATCCTTGTCGCGGAATAATCTCAGCGGGGCGATTCCAGGTTCTATTTGCACTTCATATTTGGAGGTTCTTGACCTTTCAAATAATACGCTGAGCAGTGTCATTCCTCCTCATTTAACCAGGAATTGTTCTTCTCTAAGTGTTTTAGATCTGGCGGAAAATCATCTGGAAGGTAAAATGCCAGCAGAATGGGGCAACATTACAAAGATTCATACGTTGAAGCTCAATGGTAATCATTTGAGAGGAGTTATTCCCTCGTCCATTTCAGAAGGCCGATCTCTGCAAGTATTGGATTTGGGAAATAATGATTTGGAAGGCACCCTTCCCCAGTGGATTGGAAAGCTATCACAGCTGCATGTGTTGGTCTTAAGGTCTAATCATTTTCATGGCAGTATCCCACGCCAGGTAATTGGCCTTCCGAATCTTCAAATTCTGGATCTTTCTGGCAACCACCTTTCAGGAGCTATTCCAAGCAACCTTACAAACCTGCTTGCAATGGTCAATGCATCGCAGAATAATTCAAACCATCTCGAAGAATACAGTTCAACTGGTGCTACGTACACAAATCAGATTACAATTTCCTGGAAAGGTTGGGATGTTGAGTTTGTTAAAGTTCTTTTCATTCTTAAATGTATTGatctttcaaacaacaacttatCTGGGAGCATTCCTCCCGAAATGGGATCTCTTCAAGGCTTGATAGCCCTTAACCTTTCAAGGAATCATCTCAGTGGCCGAATCCCAAAAACAATGGGACGCATGGATCAGCTAGAGTCTTTGGACCTCTCGTTAAACAGGCTGAATGGCAACATTCCATTAGAACTTCAGTTGCTGAGTTATTTGCAGTTCTTGAATCTGTCTTACAATATGCTTGATGGAAAAGTACCCCGCGGGGGGCAGTTTCTAACGTTTGTGGAGTCGTCCTACTTAGGCAATCCTAAGCTAAGTGGGATTCCATTTTCCAATGTAACTGTCTGCAACAACTCTTCTGGCTTTGACAACTGCACAAGTATTGAGAGAAATGGTGAAGCAGAGAATTCAGATGGTGAAATGATAGGATGGGCAGTGGGACTTGGATTGAGTTATGGTTTGGGATTCTCTATTGTGATTGGAATATTGACTTTCAATAAGAGTGTGAAAAATAGAGCCTTCAATTTGTATGATGTTGTAATTTTAGCTGTTGATCGGCGTATAAGAGGGAATAGATGA